The proteins below are encoded in one region of Penicillium psychrofluorescens genome assembly, chromosome: 4:
- a CDS encoding uncharacterized protein (ID:PFLUO_006001-T1.cds;~source:funannotate) gives MDPFSAEGELLNIHNAFHQGQYDNVIEFDTTALSPENQLPARVLKLRSKIALGRADEVLSEVSSEEDTPDLAATKALAQHTAGDADAALQLVQDLAENYPDNVTVQVLGGTVLQAQGHSEEALALLSKHQGNIEAVALIVQIHLQQNRSDLAVKEVQTAKRWAQDSLLINIAESWVGMRIGGEKYQAAFYVYEELASAPSTAAPLSITGQAVAELHLGRLPEAEAALTAALEKYPDQAELIANSIVLNVLAGKPSTDLESRLQQVNPSHPLLSDIQEKSEFFDTAAAKYSPKVTS, from the exons CAGCAGAGGGCG AGCTCCTCAACATCCACAATGCCTTCCACCAAGGCCAATACGACAACGTGATCGAGTTCGACACCACTGCCCTGTCCCCGGAGAACCAGCTGCCCGCCCGCGTGCTCAAGCTGCGTTCTAAGATAGCCCTCGGTCGTGCCGATGAGGTGCTCTCCGAAGTCTCCTCCGAAGAGGACACCCCCGACCTGGCCGCCACCAAGGCCCTGGCTCAGCACACGGCGGGCGACGCAGACGCCGCGTTACAGCTCGTTCAGGATCTGGCGGAGAACTACCCGGATAACGTGACTGTTCAGGTGCTGGGCGGTACGGTGCTCCAAGCACAGGGTCATAGCGAGGAggcgctggcgctgttgTCTAAGCACCAGGGAAACATTGAGGC TGTCGCCCTGATTGTCCAGATCCACCTTCAGCAGAACCGCTCCGATCTTGCCGTCAAAGAAGTCCAGACTGCCAAGCGCTGGGCGCAGGACTCGCTGCTCATTAACATCGCCGAGTCCTGGGTTGGAATGAGAATT GGGGGAGAGAAATACCAGGCCGCCTTCTACGTCTATGAAGAACTCGCCTCCGCACCTAGCACGGCTGCCCCGCTCTCGATTACCGGCCAGGCTGTCGCAGAACTGCACCTGGGCCGTCTGCCCGAGGCTGAGGCCGCACTCACCGCCGCACTGGAGAAGTACCCTGATCAGGCGGAGCTGATTGCCAACAGCATTGTGTTGAACGTGTTGGCGGGCAAGCCGAGCACGGACCTGGAATC CCGGCTACAGCAGGTCAACCCCTCGCACCCTCTTCTCTCTGATATCCAGGAGAAGAGCGAGTTCTTCGACACTGCGGCTGCGAAGTACTCGCCCAAGGTGACCTCATAG
- a CDS encoding uncharacterized protein (ID:PFLUO_006002-T1.cds;~source:funannotate): MDPKYDDTPKLTLWEKVDFPFARFAVVASALYAALTGAFRGKSYPVQFKHHVFAAAVRKTVTRLSDPQNHPTGDVYAAFMEGSGQAPETVKLAHGAVGHWVGNKNAKNVLLYYHGGGFVLPATPAHLQFVTALIQDLNANGHELAVFFLRYTLTPRFTYPTQLRQAVEALRYLVAETNRSPADVYLGGDSAGGNLAMSTLLHISHPHPEIDPLALSAPLAGVFALAPWINFSADGPSFTQNANKDLLTTGVLERWSKGYLAGKEPDSWSEPARAPIEWWKDVKTQRILILAGSDEILFSSLEEFAKKVQSVFPNTTYVVGYGESHDAPFYTEAGIDNCLKTETGRNVRQWLAAKL, translated from the exons ATGGACCCCAAGTACGACGATACCCCCAAACTCACCTTGTGGGAGAAAGTCGATTTCCCCTTCGCCCGTTTCGCGGTTGTTGCGTCGGCACTGTATGCAGCGCTAACAGGCGCCTTCCGAGGCAAGAGTTATCCCGTCCAATTCAAACACCATGTCTTCGCCGCGGCGGTGCGCAAGACTGTTACCCGGCTGAGCGATCCGCAGAACCA TCCGACGGGCGATGTGTATGCCGCATTCATGGAAGGGAGCGGCCAGGCACCGGAGACGGTGAAGCTGGCCCATGGGGCCGTGGGGCATTGGGTTGGGAACAAGAATGCGAAGAATGTGCTGTTATACTATCATG GCGGCGGCTTCGTCCTACCCGCCACCCCAGCGCACCTCCAATTCGTCACGGCCCTCATCCAAGACCTCAATGCCAACGGCCACGAGCTCGCCGTCTTCTTTCTGCGCTACACACTAACCCCGCGCTTTACTTACCCGACGCAGCTGCGTCAAGCCGTCGAGGCTCTTCGGTACCTCGTCGCTGAGACCAACCGCTCTCCGGCAGATGTATATCTGGGCGGCGACTCAGCAGGCGGGAATCTAGCCATGAGTACTCTGCTCCATATCTCGCATCCACATCCAGAGATCGACCCACTGGCCCTCTCCGCGCCGCTGGCGGGCGTATTTGCTCTGGCACCGTGGATCAACTTTAGCGCGGACGGGCCCTCCTTCACGCAAAATGCGAACAAGGATCTCCTTACGACGGGGGTCTTGGAGCGCTGGTCGAAGGGGTATCTCGCTGGGAAAGAGCCCGATAGTTGGAGTGAGCCAGCTCGGGCCCCTATTGAGTGGTGGAAGGATGTGAAGACGCAGAGGATTTTGATTCTGGCGGGTAGTGATGAGATCTTGTTTTCGTCGTTGGAGGAGTTTGCAAAGAAGGTTCAG TCTGTCTTTCCCAATACCACTTATGTGGTTGGCTACGGCGAGTCCCACGATGCCCCTTTCTACACCGAGGCTGGTATCGATAATTGTCTAAAGACAGAAACTGGGCGCAATGTGCGCCAGTGGCTAGCTGCGAAGCTATAA
- a CDS encoding uncharacterized protein (ID:PFLUO_006003-T1.cds;~source:funannotate), with translation MQVPLLRLQCGVNSYDWGKVGEESCAAKYAATTAAPDFTIEAEKPYAELWMGTHPSLPSKDVETQRTLLDLVQDNQALLSTEISERYGGRLPFLFKVLSIRKALSIQAHPNKKLAEKLHARDARNYPDDNHKPEMTIAITPFEGLCGFRPLSEITQFLQAVEPLRRLIGDQKSSEFEQIVKGNEDSDDFEVMQRNKDALRSIFTSLMESSPESIEAATKDLIAAAENTPASFATLSDAAETDHLQPAELAAIVTRLNGQFPNDIGLFVFFMLNFVQLAPGEAMFLKADDIHAYISGDIIECMASSDNVVRAGFTPKFKDVDTLTQMLTYSYAPIEEQKLEPTDYPYTILNATAYTSGSSSTLYDPPIEEFSVVKTDLIRTGAKATFDPIGGPSILICTAGRGRITVGNKTEEVQEGYVFFVGAEAECVIENTESDGGDDNVFTTFKAFCELTGKEDMVNGH, from the exons ATGCAGGTTCCATTGCTTCGGCTGCAATGCG GCGTCAACAGCTATGACTGGG GCAAAGTCGGCGAAGAATCGTGCGCGGCCAAGTACGCGGCCACAACAGCGGCCCCGGATTTTACAATAGAGGCTGAGAAGCCATATGCCGAA CTGTGGATGGGCACGCAtccttccctcccctccaAAGATGTCGAGACCCAGCGCaccctcctcgatctcgtccaggatAACCAGGCCCTTTTGTCGACGGAGATCAGTGAGAGATATGGTGGGCGATTGCCGTTCTTGTTCAAGGTGCTTTCCATTCGCAAGGCGCTCAGCATCCAAGCCCATCCCAACAAGAAACTGGCCGAGAAGTTGCATGCGAGGGACGCAAGGAACTATCCCG ATGACAACCACAAGCCGGAAATGACCATTGCCATCACCCCGTTCGAGGGGCTGTGCGGATTCCGTCCGTTGTCTGAGATCACCCAATTCCTGCAGGCCGTGGAGCCTCTCCGCAGGCTGATCGGAGACCAGAAATCCAGTGAATTTGAGCAGATTGTCAAGGGCAACGAAGACTCGGATGACTTTGAAGTCATGCAGCGGAACAAGGATGCGCTGCGCTCGATTTTCACTTCCTTGATGGAGTCCTCACCCGAGAGCATCGAAGCTGCCACCAAGGACTTGATTGCGGCAGCCGAGAACACGCCAGCTAGCTTCGCTACTCTGTCCGATGCCGCCGAGACAGACCACCTCCAAccggccgagctggccgCGATTGTGACGAGACTCAATGGCCAGTTCCCGAACGACATTGGTCtgttcgtcttcttcatgcTCAACTTCGTCCAGTTGGCCCCCGGGGAAGCCATGTTTCTCAAAGCGGATGACATCCACGCCTATATCTCTGGAGATATCATCGAGTGCATGGCCTCCTCCGACAACGTCGTGCGGGCTGGGTTCACGCCCAAGTTCAAGGACGTGGACACGCTGACCCAAATGCTGACTTACTCGTATGCGCCgatcgaggagcagaagctggAGCCGACGGACTACCCGTACACAATCCTGAACGCCACGGCATACACGAGCGGCTCTTCATCGACCCTCTACGACCCGCCGATCGAGGAGTTCAGCGTGGTCAAGACGGATCTGATCCGCACGGGCGCCAAGGCGACTTTTGACCCGATCGGAGGTCCCAGCATTTTGATTTGCACGGCTGGTCGTGGCCGGATCACGGTGGGCAACAAGACCGAAGAGGTCCAGGAGGGCTATGTTTTCTTTGTGGGCGCCGAGGCAGAGTGTGTGATCGAGAACACGGAGAGTGATGGTGGGGATGACAATGTGTTCACCACGTTCAAGGCATTCTGCGAGCTCACCGGTAAGGAGGACATGGTCAATGGGCATTGA
- a CDS encoding uncharacterized protein (ID:PFLUO_006004-T1.cds;~source:funannotate) — protein sequence MSPTPIHTSELAYPPQLFNPLPGAVDGLLSTQEQSASTECLRLPADFMWGLAGSAWQTEGGLMSEGRGPSVLDFIGALPNQDGLNDSVAADMHYFMYKQDIARLAAVGIPYYSFSISWTRVLPFGVAGSPVNTEALDHYDDVINTCLKHGITPIVTLLHDDSPVDVDYDNATSFGSAFLYYAKITVAKFGDRVPVWLTFGEPNGGIGLFFQKYDTFRTLLLVHAEFYHWYRNVYQGTGQISIKFANNLATPLRGPSSAADVLASLRYQDFLLGIMGNPLFLGQQYPTSVLDTPKLNLTPLTADEIAYINGTCDFFALDPYVAQLATVPPRENSSYGSDDHQRLRECIANPSNPLWPQCAEIASIQQDGWPMGYFSNAYSKVAPAYVRQQLGYVWNTFRPQGGIAITEFGFNPAFEAQTSGDAQRFDLSRSLYLLEFLNEMLKAIYEDGVKMVGAFAWSLFDNNEFGSFTQQYGVQTVNRTTGTFERRYKRSMFDFVDFFHDNVAS from the coding sequence ATGTCTCCTACTCCCATCCACACAAGTGAATTGGCTTATCCACCACAGCTGTTTAACCCCCTTCCCGGCGCAGTGGATGGCTTGCTTTCTACACAAGAGCAAAGTGCTAGCACCGAGTGTCTTCGGCTCCCCGCGGACTTCATGTGGGGCTTAGCTGGCAGTGCCTGGCAGACAGAAGGCGGGCTGATGAgcgaaggccgaggcccaaGCGTACTGGATTTCATTGGAGCGCTCCCAAACCAGGATGGGCTAAACGACTCAGTGGCAGCGGACATGCACTACTTCATGTACAAGCAGGACATTGCGCGCTTGGCAGCAGTGGGGATTCCATACTACTCTTTTTCCATCAGTTGGACACGCGTATTACCATTCGGTGTGGCAGGATCGCCCGTCAACACAGAGGCCCTAGACCATTATGACGACGTTATCAACACTTGCCTAAAGCATGGTATTACTCCAATAGTGACGCTGCTGCATGACGACTCGCCGGTTGATGTCGACTATGACAACGCGACATCCTTCGGCTCGGCGTTCTTGTACTATGCAAAGATCACAGTGGCAAAGTTTGGGGACAGAGTGCCTGTCTGGCTGACGTTTGGTGAGCCCAATGGCGGTATCGGTCTATTCTTCCAAAAATATGACACCTTCCGCACTCTACTCCTCGTCCACGCTGAATTCTACCACTGGTATCGTAATGTATATCAGGGAACGGGTCAGATCTCAATCAAGTTTGCAAATAATCTAGCGACGCCCCTTCGTGGGCCGAGCAGTGCTGCTGATGTGCTTGCCTCGCTCCGCTACCAGGACTTTCTCCTGGGGATCATGGGCAACCCACTATTTCTGGGCCAGCAATATCCAACAAGCGTGCTGGATACTCCCAAGTTGAATTTGACGCCACTGACAGCTGATGAGATAGCATACATCAATGGGACGTGTGACTTCTTTGCATTAGATCCGTACGTGGCTCAGCTCGCAACAGTTCCACCGAGGGAAAATTCTAGCTACGGATCCGACGACCACCAGCGGCTAAGGGAGTGCATCGCCAACCCAAGCAACCCACTATGGCCGCAGTGCGCAGAAATCGCTAGTATACAGCAAGATGGTTGGCCTATGGGATACTTCTCGAATGCATATAGCAAGGTGGCACCAGCCTACGTTCGCCAGCAACTTGGGTATGTGTGGAACACATTCCGGCCGCAGGGCGGAATCGCCATAACTGAGTTCGGATTCAACCCTGCATTCGAGGCTCAGACCTCTGGGGATGCGCAGCGTTTTGACCTCTCTCGCTCACTATATTTGCTCGAGTTCCTCAATGAGATGCTTAAAGCGATCTATGAAGACGGTGTGAAAATGGTCGGCGCCTTCGCCTGGAGCTTGTTCGACAACAATGAATTCGGCTCTTTTACTCAACAATATGGCGTGCAGACTGTTAATCGTACTACTGGAACGTTTGAGCGCAGGTATAAAAGAAGCATGTTTGATTTTGTTGATTTCTTCCACGATAATGTCGCTTCTTGA
- a CDS encoding uncharacterized protein (ID:PFLUO_006005-T1.cds;~source:funannotate), giving the protein MLEVQGYCEPAFNPVRDLLQQRIAEGNEVGASLCVNIDGKNVLDIWGGYADASRTKPWEKDTLAGVWSSTKVVTCLAAHILVDRGLLDVDEKVATYWPEFAANGKENVKVSHILSHSSGLPAWDAPITPEEILDTKRATERLAAQAPWFTPGERNAYQLSNHGHFIGEIVRRITGKSLTQFIADEIAGPLSADFRLGLPKEDWSRAAEMIGFEMPPMTGIDPTSIMASAFMGSALPPTSPNEAGFRNSENGAAGGFSNARALARIGSMVSLDGVVDGKQYLAVSTLDKMMEEQIRGLDESVMQYVRFALGVALPSAIASWIPEDEGICFWGGWGGSMLIMDRGRRMTIGYAMNKMENRVMGNVNSEAYVQEIYKIVNASKKV; this is encoded by the coding sequence ATGCTCGAAGTCCAGGGCTATTGTGAGCCCGCCTTTAATCCCGTCCGTGATCTTTTGCAACAAAGAATCGCCGAGGGTAATGAAGTAGGCGCCTCTCTTTGTGTCAATATTGACGGCAAGAACGTTCTCGACATCTGGGGTGGCTATGCAGATGCATCCCGGACTAAGCCATGGGAGAAAGACACCCTTGCAGGGGTTTGGTCTTCTACCAAGGTAGTCACCTGTCTAGCCGCCCATATTCTCGTGGATCGTGGCCTGCTAGATGTGGATGAGAAAGTGGCCACGTACTGGCCTGAATTTGCGGCAAACGGCAAGGAGAACGTGAAGGTTTCCCATATCCTCAGCCATTCCTCTGGATTACCTGCCTGGGATGCCCCGATAACCCCTGAGGAAATACTAGATACGAAGAGAGCTACTGAAAGACTCGCGGCGCAAGCACCTTGGTTCACTCCCGGCGAGCGCAACGCATATCAACTGTCAAACCACGGCCATTTCATCGGCGAGATTGTACGGCGCATAACCGGCAAGTCACTGACTCAATTCATCGCCGACGAGATTGCCGGTCCTCTAAGCGCCGACTTCCGACTAGGATTGCCGAAGGAAGACTGGTCTCGCGCCGCTGAAATGATCGGTTTCGAAATGCCGCCTATGACCGGCATTGATCCGACTAGTATCATGGCTAGTGCTTTTATGGGGTCCGCGTTACCGCCTACAAGTCCCAACGAAGCTGGCTTCAGAAATTCTGAGAATGGGGCCGCAGGCGGATTCTCAAATGCACGTGCCCTGGCGCGCATTGGGTCAATGGTCTCGCTAGACGGAGTCGTTGATGGAAAGCAGTACTTGGCTGTTAGTACGCTTGATAAAATGATGGAAGAGCAGATCCGAGGGCTTGATGAGTCTGTCATGCAATACGTGCGTTTTGCTCTTGGGGTTGCGTTGCCATCTGCCATCGCGTCCTGGATTCCAGAAGACGAAGGTATCTGTTTCTGGGGTGGTTGGGGTGGGTCCATGCTGATTATGGATCGCGGCCGGCGGATGACCATCGGGTATGCCATGAACAAGATGGAGAATCGAGTGATGGGAAATGTGAATAGCGAGGCCTATGTCCAGGAGATTTACAAGATCGTTAATGCTAGCAAGAAAGTGTAG
- a CDS encoding uncharacterized protein (ID:PFLUO_006006-T1.cds;~source:funannotate), producing MAFITTVVAALASLPVAFSFPIETTNNTLQARQSCTYGGTWDDFPPMSEWWAWGDIFNAYEQSMVDAGSSWDDVGRIAVAIEDAAADIGVDERVILGIILQESSGYVGVICTGGDDCGIMQCEGCPGYPGENELPQSDTSAMINGGTDHIKSNLEDFGDLDDPSSIYPALREYNSGSVDSDDLSVAAGGYGVPCYVSDIARRFMGEVF from the exons ATGGCTTTTATAACTACTGTTGTTGCCGCTCTGGCTTCCCTTCCTGTGGCCTTCTCATTTCCTATCGAGACTACAAACAATACCCTCCAGGCTCGACAGAGCTGCACTTACGGCGGTACTTGGGATGACTTTCCCCCTATGAGTGAATGGTGGGCTTGGGGTGACATCTTCAATGCTTACGAGCAGTCAATGGTGGATGCTGGCTCCAGCTGGGACGATGTTGGTCGCATTGCCGTGGCCATTGAggatgccgccgccgacattGGTGTCGATGAGCGTGTTATTCTCGGAATCATTCTTCAGGAGAGCAGCGGCTATGTCGGCGTTATTTGCACCGGTGGCGATGACTGCGGCATCATGCAGTGCGAGGGCTGCCCTGGCTACCCCGGCGAGAACGAATTGCCTCAG TCCGACACCTCCGCCATGATTAACGGTGGTACTGATCACATCAAGTCGAACCTGGAGGACTTCGGTGACCTTGACGACCCGTCGTCTATTTACCCTGCACTCCGGGAGTACAACTCTGGTAGTGTCGACTCAGATGACCTAAGTGTCGCCGCGGGCGGTTACGGTGTTCCTTGTTATGTCAGTGACATTGCGCGGCGTTTCATGGGCGAGGTCTTCTGA
- a CDS encoding uncharacterized protein (ID:PFLUO_006007-T1.cds;~source:funannotate) — translation MPVNQKTVQEVIETIPVRYRGPGGAVAVLQDGELVGQHVWGFADLDQRIPLTPQTQMPICSITKQFVCAVLLDLERNPTPAIAAKGDVRKQVTDKLAELLGPEIMQDSGITLDNLYDMQSGLRDYWAMTTLWGAHPEQEFLVDRDCPPALARTKSFHFKPGTEYSYCNVNFHVLARAIERVAGEPLDKLLTDRVLAPAGMTTALLCPHTGKHPGPCVGYEGDERHGFMPALNRMEWSGDAGLVASLTDMIAYEKFLDRSYSDPNSWYRAATEKQTFADGTPAPYHYGLGLTSYSGVDTWGHGGGLRGYRLQRRHAPAERLSVLVMFNHEADVVSATEDIFRGILTLPRPVVPPVKPAAEWAGTFLDQDTQLAITVANGKKEGEISISYAGHGETIKLSDAHHGKSPGITATIEGDSLRIHRTMENRQLDARRIHRDEKFKDASLQGDYQCAEAESTFHIVGEGAMLYGSFDGYLGRGPASTMKYLGQDVWVFVCPRGLDAPAPGDWTVVVRRDAQGGVAGVTVGCWLARGLEFNRI, via the coding sequence ATGCCCGTCAACCAGAAGACCGTCCAGGAAGTCATTGAGACTATTCCCGTCCGTTATCGCGGACCGGGTGGCGCCGTTGCCGTTCTACAGGATGGCGAGCTCGTCGGTCAGCATGTCTGGGGATTTGCGGATTTAGACCAGCGGATTCCCTTGACGCCGCAGACTCAGATGCCGATCTGCTCGATCACCAAACAGTTTGTTTGCGCTGTGTTGCTCGATCTGGAGCGCAATCCTACGCCTGCTATTGCTGCGAAGGGAGATGTGCGGAAGCAGGTTACGGATAAGTTAGCAGAGTTGCTTGGTCCGGAGATCATGCAAGACAGCGGCATTACACTCGATAACCTTTACGACATGCAATCGGGTCTGCGCGATTACTGGGCCATGACCACTCTCTGGGGTGCGCATCCGGAACAAGAGTTCTTGGTTGATAGAGATTGTCCGCCAGCGCTTGCCCGGACGAAATCCTTCCATTTCAAGCCTGGAACGGAATACTCCTACTGCAATGTCAACTTCCATGTTCTCGCGCGAGCCATTGAGCGCGTGGCTGGGGAGCCTTTGGACAAGTTGCTCACCGATCGAGTTCTCGCTCCAGCGGGCATGACTACTGCGCTGCTCTGCCCTCACACGGGGAAGCATCCAGGGCCGTGTGTGGGCTACGAAGGGGACGAGAGGCACGGATTTATGCCGGCCCTTAACCGCATGGAATGGTCCGGAGACGCGGGACTGGTGGCTTCGCTCACTGACATGATTGCCTATGAGAAGTTCCTAGATCGCAGCTATTCCGATCCCAATAGCTGGTACCGCGCCGCCACTGAGAAACAGACTTTTGCAGACGGCACCCCTGCACCGTATCACTATGGTCTAGGCCTCACTAGCTACTCTGGTGTTGACACCTGGGGTCACGGTGGTGGATTGCGCGGATATCGACTGCAGCGCCGGCATGCACCAGCCGAACGACTTTCTGTTTTGGTCATGTTTAATCACGAAGCCGACGTCGTGTCTGCGACGGAGGATATTTTCAGAGGAATCCTCACTCTGCCACGACCCGTGGTCCCTCCGGTCAAGCCTGCTGCAGAATGGGCGGGCACTTTCCTGGATCAAGACACTCAGTTGGCTATTACCGTGGCCAATGGTAAGAAGGAAGGCGAGATCTCTATCAGCTATGCTGGACACGGAGAGACTATCAAGCTGAGTGATGCTCATCACGGCAAATCTCCCGGTATTACTGCGACGATCGAGGGCGATTCGTTGCGCATTCATCGGACGATGGAGAATCGCCAACTCGATGCTCGACGGATCCACCGCGACGAGAAATTCAAGGATGCATCTCTGCAGGGTGATTATCAGTGCGCTGAAGCCGAGTCCACTTTCCACATCGTTGGCGAAGGAGCTATGTTGTATGGATCCTTCGATGGGTACTTGGGCCGTGGGCCTGCTAGCACGATGAAATATCTGGGTCAGGATGTGTGGGTGTTTGTTTGTCCTCGGGGCCTGGACGCACCCGCGCCAGGGGATTGGACGGTAGTTGTTCGGCGTGATGCGCAGGGGGGCGTGGCTGGGGTTACGGTCGGGTGCTGGCTGGCTCGGGGCTTGGAGTTCAACCGCATATAA
- a CDS encoding uncharacterized protein (ID:PFLUO_006008-T1.cds;~source:funannotate), giving the protein MTGHQFLSILALLLLLGLQVSAAALPNAVAINFALKNSRAPVAFDLASPAATRSLAAPRTSAGQDQDHHSTTKRSSFFNPDIQSSDEEERKLTALREAGFMPSPPSGLDHDSLKAMADAGIDSHADARTLSPSELSGRMRPRLHQNHVVPCLPSLTFLALSAAVVCVITVLRGVRGRG; this is encoded by the coding sequence ATGACGGGTCACCAATTCCTCTCAATATTGGCTCTGCTCCTGCTACTGGGCCTCCAAGTTTCAGCAGCGGCTCTCCCCAATGCTGTGGCCATCAACTTCGCCCTGAAAAACAGCCGCGCGCCCGTCGCGTTCGACCTCGCgtccccagcagcaacccgCAGCCTGGCCGCGCCACGGACGTCCGCAGGTCAAGACCAAGACCATCACTCCACAACCAAAcgctcttctttcttcaaccCAGACATCCAGTCATCCGACGAGGAAGAACGCAAACTAACCGCTCTCCGCGAAGCAGGCTTCATGCCGAGCCCGCCGTCGGGCCTGGATCATGACTCGCTGAAAGCGATGGCAGATGCCGGGATCGACAGCCATGCCGACGCACGGACGTTGTCACCTTCTGAGCTGTCTGGCCGCATGCGCCCGCGCCTGCATCAGAATCATGTTGTGCCATGCCTGCCATCCCTGACGTTCTTGGCGCTTTCTGCTGCCGTGGTCTGTGTCATCACTGTGCTGCGCGGAGTCAGGGGTCGGGGGTGA
- a CDS encoding uncharacterized protein (ID:PFLUO_006009-T1.cds;~source:funannotate): MASNNTPPPPSSPDSTEKLIIRRMTPPDIPTMARISCTEYFDSPLNTFLCPHRHQYPNDCLRRFVQMIRGRSLNPRSIGFVAVSASAPGIPLGYAQFIRLGNDDAAKRLVSAQASLWLSVQRWWNSLCTRIVNLVWPDRSADPDAMRQFDASAGADHRMFWEEGEMKVRYGERWYVQSVVVSSLYQRRGLGRMLMDEVLRRAQEDGVVVGLEASVDGEKLYRRLGFELRGRFSMNLGEVGGGVMMWSPKSVQER; this comes from the coding sequence ATGGCCTCCAACAAcaccccaccacccccatcatctccagaCTCCACCGAAAAGCTCATCATCCGCCGCATGACACCCCCGGATATCCCCACCATGGCCCGCATCTCCTGCACAGAATACTTCGACTCCCCACTAAACACATTCCTCTGCCCCCACCGGCACCAGTATCCGAACGACTGCCTCCGCCGCTTCGTGCAGATGATCCGGGGCCGATCGCTGAATCCCCGCAGTATCGGCTTCGTAGCAGTCTCGGCCTCTGCGCCCGGGATCCCACTCGGCTATGCGCAATTCATCAGGCTGGGCAATGACGATGCCGCGAAGAGATTAGTTTCCGCGCAGGCTTCTCTATGGCTCAGTGTCCAGAGATGGTGGAATAGTCTCTGCACGAGGATTGTGAACTTGGTTTGGCCGGATCGCTCAGCTGATCCGGATGCGATGCGCCAATTCGACGCCTCTGCTGGGGCCGATCATCGAATGTTTtgggaggagggggagatgAAGGTCCGGTATGGGGAGCGGTGGTATGTGCAGAGTGTGGTTGTTTCGTCGCTGTATCAGCGCCGGGGAttggggaggatgttgatggacgaggtgttACGGAGGGCGCAGGAGGatggggtggtggttggGTTGGAGGCGAGTGTGGATGGCGAGAAGTTGTATCGCCGTTTGGGGTTTGAGCTGCGAGGGAGGTTTTCTATGAATCTGGGAGAGGTGGGTGGGGGTGTGATGATGTGGTCGCCCAAGAGCGTGCAAGAACGATGA